A region of Rhodoferax potami DNA encodes the following proteins:
- a CDS encoding fumarate hydratase, with protein MTTSIRQADLIESVSAALQYISYYHPADYIAHLARAYEREQSPAAKDAIAQILTNSKMSATGHRPICQDTGIVNVFLKVGMDVRWEGFTGSLDDAINEGVRQGYNHPDNTLRASVVADPEFLRKNTKDNTPAVIFTEIVPGNTVEVTVAAKGGGSENKSKMVMLNPGDSVVDWVLKTVPTMGAGWCPPGMLGIGIGGTAEKAVLMAKESLMDDLDMYELQTKAATGAELSNVEKMRLELMEKVNALGIGAQGLGGLTTVLDVKIKMYPTHAASKPVAMIPNCAATRHAHFVLDGSGPVYLDPPSLDLWPNVNWTPDYETSKKVDLNTLTKEEVASWKPGQTLLLNGKMLTGRDAAHKRIQGMLAKGEKLPVDFANRVIYYVGPVDPVRDEAVGPAGPTTATRMDGFTEMMLAQTGLIAMIGKAERGPVAIEAIKKHQSAYLMAVGGAAYLVSKAIKTAKVVGFEDMGMEAIYEFDVVDMPVTVAVDAGGTSAHITGPEEWKKKIATGEFKSIPVTSR; from the coding sequence CTACTACCACCCCGCCGACTACATCGCCCACCTGGCCCGCGCCTACGAGCGCGAGCAGAGCCCGGCCGCCAAAGACGCGATTGCCCAAATCCTGACGAACAGCAAAATGAGCGCGACCGGCCACCGCCCCATTTGCCAAGACACCGGCATCGTGAACGTGTTCCTCAAAGTCGGCATGGATGTGCGCTGGGAAGGCTTCACTGGGAGCTTGGACGACGCCATCAACGAAGGTGTGCGCCAAGGCTACAACCACCCCGACAACACCCTGCGCGCCTCGGTGGTTGCGGACCCTGAGTTTTTGCGCAAGAACACCAAAGACAACACCCCGGCCGTGATCTTCACGGAAATCGTGCCCGGCAATACGGTCGAAGTGACCGTGGCAGCCAAAGGCGGCGGTTCCGAGAACAAAAGCAAAATGGTCATGCTGAACCCCGGCGACTCGGTGGTGGACTGGGTCTTGAAGACCGTTCCCACCATGGGCGCTGGCTGGTGTCCGCCCGGCATGCTGGGCATCGGCATCGGCGGCACCGCTGAAAAGGCCGTCCTGATGGCAAAAGAGAGCCTGATGGACGATTTGGACATGTATGAGCTGCAGACCAAAGCCGCAACCGGCGCTGAACTCAGCAATGTGGAAAAAATGCGCTTGGAGCTGATGGAGAAGGTCAATGCGCTGGGCATTGGCGCACAGGGCCTGGGCGGTTTGACCACCGTGTTGGACGTCAAAATCAAGATGTATCCGACGCACGCGGCCAGCAAACCGGTCGCTATGATCCCGAACTGCGCCGCCACCCGCCACGCCCATTTTGTGTTGGACGGCAGCGGCCCCGTGTATCTGGATCCACCAAGCTTGGACCTCTGGCCCAACGTCAACTGGACACCTGACTACGAGACCAGCAAAAAAGTGGACCTCAATACCCTGACGAAGGAAGAAGTCGCCAGCTGGAAACCAGGCCAAACTTTGTTGTTGAACGGCAAGATGCTCACCGGCCGTGATGCCGCGCACAAACGCATCCAGGGCATGCTGGCCAAGGGCGAAAAGCTGCCCGTGGATTTTGCTAACCGGGTGATTTATTACGTCGGACCCGTTGACCCGGTTCGCGATGAAGCCGTGGGCCCCGCCGGCCCGACAACCGCTACCCGCATGGATGGATTCACCGAGATGATGCTGGCGCAAACCGGACTGATTGCCATGATCGGCAAGGCAGAGCGCGGCCCCGTCGCCATCGAAGCCATCAAGAAGCACCAGAGCGCCTACCTGATGGCGGTGGGCGGTGCGGCCTACCTGGTATCCAAAGCCATCAAGACTGCCAAAGTGGTCGGTTTTGAAGACATGGGCATGGAAGCGATTTACGAGTTCGACGTCGTTGACATGCCTGTCACTGTGGCGGTGGACGCTGGTGGCACCAGTGCTCACATCACAGGCCCTGAAGAGTGGAAAAAGAAG